The Bradyrhizobium barranii subsp. barranii genome segment CGCCACCGCCTCGCGGATCGCGAACTGCACCAGCCGGTACAGCCACGCATCCACGTCGGGCACGGTCGCAACCGTGCGCTCGGGATCGACGATCCTGCGGAACGCCGTCAGCGTCACCCGCAGCGCGATGCGATCCCTGGTCAGCATCTCCTGCGCGGTGATCTCGACCGCCTGGGGCCGCAGGTCGAGGCGCTTCACCTCGATCTTGCGGCCGACGGTCCAGAAGGCGTGCCGGCCGGCCGCAAGCCGCTCCACGAGCCGGCCCTCGACATAGAGCAGGCCCGCCTCGTGGTTCTCGACCACCGCTTCCATCACGACAGCCGAGCGGTTGCGCTCGATCATGGTCAGGCGCCGCGCGCCAACCCGGGGATCGGCGGACACATCGATGCGCTCGACATCGATGCGGGTCGCGACCTTCCAGTAGACGCGCGCCTGCCAGGGCGTCATCAGATGCACGGGCCGGCCGTCGAGGCTGACGATGGCGATCTCGTCCGCCTTGGTCTCGATCGCCTCGAACAGCTCCGCGGCCAGATCAGGCCGCGCAGCCTTCAGCACCGCGTAGCGATCCGCAGAGAATTCGCTGCGGACCACGTCGAGCACCTCGGCCTTCAGC includes the following:
- a CDS encoding slipin family protein, which codes for MTWHLLMLNVTVKDGERALLTRNGQLVRVLAPGKHRLFDPLHELKAEVLDVVRSEFSADRYAVLKAARPDLAAELFEAIETKADEIAIVSLDGRPVHLMTPWQARVYWKVATRIDVERIDVSADPRVGARRLTMIERNRSAVVMEAVVENHEAGLLYVEGRLVERLAAGRHAFWTVGRKIEVKRLDLRPQAVEITAQEMLTRDRIALRVTLTAFRRIVDPERTVATVPDVDAWLYRLVQFAIREAVAGRTLDEVLSAKAALDAELRDYVRARVAESGVEVTELGVKDVILPGEIRELVNKVVEAERVAKANLIRRQEETAATRSLLNTARLMEENPLLLRLKELESLERLVEKVGRIDLHAGNGEGLDALLTRLVRLKAPESA